The Bremerella sp. JC817 genome contains a region encoding:
- a CDS encoding alpha/beta hydrolase, whose protein sequence is HLEVGGPEVTGSFLPAFPNADLELLRRGWHLAYLAVPDQFGSPRAMDHWETFYEMLVRDHGFSPKPALIGLSRGALYCMAWAARHPDRTLLVYLDNGVCDFRSWPGGRPKGLGEGKGSPEEWSKLLRAYGFR, encoded by the coding sequence TGCACCTGGAAGTGGGTGGGCCCGAAGTGACCGGGTCGTTTCTGCCGGCGTTCCCCAACGCCGACCTCGAACTGCTCCGGAGGGGATGGCATCTTGCCTACCTCGCCGTGCCCGACCAGTTCGGCTCGCCCCGGGCCATGGACCACTGGGAGACGTTCTACGAGATGCTGGTCCGAGATCACGGATTCTCGCCGAAGCCGGCCCTGATCGGACTGAGCCGGGGGGCGCTCTACTGCATGGCCTGGGCGGCACGGCATCCCGACCGGACGCTGCTGGTCTACCTCGACAACGGTGTCTGCGACTTTCGGAGTTGGCCGGGCGGGCGTCCCAAGGGGCTGGGCGAGGGGAAGGGCTCGCCCGAGGAGTGGTCCAAGCTGCTGCGGGCGTATGGCTTCCGGG